A genomic stretch from Blastopirellula sediminis includes:
- a CDS encoding efflux RND transporter periplasmic adaptor subunit, which yields MSEQSSSPASTITRVITPLAIIAAAVGIIFAVVMMRQPPKKQEVERPLLMVTTSPIIKSEEGLNFHVDGVVVPYREINLSSEVAGRITFRDDSLRAGAYVAKGQPLLEIDPRKYALEVERLTKEVEQADVAIRETDVEIENTQELIVLSKQNVDLQKKQVQRMEQLLARNATTPSQVEDEQQAMITAQNQLLQLENQVRSMSTRKQGLERAKELAQARLEQAKLDFEHTKVVSPVNGVIISDNVEQDSYVPVGSALYTIEDTSAAEVRCSLRMDELSWLWRKQIGKTVDPLSARGSEDYRLPQAPVTISYELGGRHYQWEGVLSRFDGLGLDERTRTAPVLIRVSNPDQVRLDGQLVKARGPSALLRGMFVDVKVKVQPDMPIWRVPESALSLYSAQALKESMSEEQMAKVSGHTDESRPQFVLWLVRDGKLAIEHVEVLVIQEDYALINGENADLREDDQIVITPMGYPRVGLPVKVEG from the coding sequence ATGAGTGAACAATCGAGTTCGCCGGCATCCACGATCACGCGAGTCATCACGCCGCTAGCCATCATCGCCGCGGCGGTGGGAATCATTTTCGCGGTTGTGATGATGCGCCAACCGCCGAAAAAGCAGGAGGTGGAACGGCCCCTGCTGATGGTGACGACCTCTCCGATCATCAAAAGCGAGGAAGGTTTGAACTTCCACGTCGACGGCGTCGTCGTTCCCTATCGTGAGATCAATCTGTCGTCCGAGGTCGCCGGACGCATTACGTTTCGGGACGACTCGCTCCGGGCCGGCGCCTATGTCGCCAAGGGACAACCGCTATTGGAAATCGATCCGCGCAAATATGCGTTGGAAGTCGAGCGGCTGACGAAAGAAGTCGAACAGGCCGACGTCGCGATTCGCGAAACGGACGTCGAAATCGAAAACACGCAAGAGCTGATCGTCCTCTCAAAGCAGAACGTCGATCTGCAAAAGAAGCAGGTCCAGCGGATGGAGCAGTTGCTTGCTCGCAATGCGACCACGCCGTCGCAGGTCGAAGACGAACAGCAGGCGATGATCACCGCCCAAAATCAATTGCTGCAACTGGAAAACCAGGTCCGCAGCATGTCGACGCGCAAGCAAGGTCTGGAACGCGCCAAAGAATTGGCTCAGGCTCGGCTGGAGCAAGCGAAGCTCGACTTTGAGCATACGAAAGTCGTCTCGCCGGTCAACGGCGTGATTATTAGCGACAACGTCGAACAAGATTCGTATGTGCCGGTCGGTTCCGCGCTCTACACGATCGAAGACACCAGCGCCGCCGAAGTTCGCTGCAGCCTGCGAATGGACGAACTGTCGTGGCTCTGGCGCAAGCAGATCGGCAAAACGGTCGATCCTCTTTCCGCTCGCGGTTCGGAAGACTATCGGCTTCCGCAAGCGCCGGTCACCATTTCGTACGAACTAGGCGGGCGTCACTATCAATGGGAAGGGGTATTGTCCCGCTTCGACGGACTTGGACTTGATGAGCGGACGCGTACCGCTCCGGTTTTGATTCGCGTTTCCAACCCCGATCAAGTCCGGCTTGATGGCCAACTGGTAAAGGCCCGCGGTCCGTCGGCGCTGCTACGAGGGATGTTCGTCGACGTCAAAGTCAAAGTTCAGCCTGACATGCCGATTTGGCGCGTGCCGGAGTCGGCCCTCTCCCTCTACTCGGCCCAGGCGCTGAAAGAGTCGATGTCGGAAGAGCAGATGGCGAAGGTGAGCGGCCACACTGACGAGTCCCGTCCGCAGTTTGTGTTGTGGCTGGTGCGGGACGGCAAGTTGGCGATCGAGCATGTCGAAGTGCTCGTGATTCAAGAAGACTACGCGCTCATCAACGGCGAAAACGCTGATCTTCGCGAAGATGATCAGATCGTGATTACGCCGATGGGATATCCCCGAGTCGGTCTCCCGGTGAAAGTGGAAGGCTAA
- a CDS encoding efflux RND transporter permease subunit — MRDLVRWAIRNTPAMNMIMISVIAVGVLSFVMLRRETFPEFELEIVLVRVPYPGASPEEVESGICEKIEEAVKDTVGIKKMTSVATNDYGAVILELNADVDAQRVLNEIRGDVERIPSFPLLAEDPEVQQITLRESAITVGVLGPESDHPSAEMEWRLRDLAEEVRVELLALPNVSQAEISGAKSYQIDIEIAEATLRRYGLTLKKVSEIVRDENLEMPGGLIRTASQEVLVRGENKRDIGREIAKLPLIKTPDGVVLAVGDLGTVRDDFDDVTSFQRVDGRPTIAISVNRTSKEDLLVITDEVKKFVKEHADVIPEGYSLVTWGDQSEEVRDRLNTLTSNGWQGLILVLVILALFMNTRLAFWVSMGIPISMLGACAILLYFGQTLNMLTMFSFLMALGIVVDDAIVIGENIYAHREMGKSFHRAAVDGTAEVLPSVAMSIATTILAFIPMFFVAGVMGKFMAVMPLAMIAILVISLLEAAFILPCHLAHDDDSEDLVNNLIDFFAYPFRPLGKAFNKVGDWTSARLDWFIEHVYQPGLRFSLGNPVTVVTLAIAILAVSISVVYAGFVPLNLMPSLDSKTIVCNVAFPDGTPAMMADEATKKIEAAIRQVNANHEAEGETVVQLIRRNVGFAQLRQGPGQTTDAFGSHLGAVVVRLTSPGSRTVSSSQIVDEWRDATGPIVGSDSLVFDSQEIGPGGKQIEFKLLTNPDNMARLEAAVEDVKTELAKSAGVYDIEDDSSPGKMELRLRLKDSAKAMNVSERDLAETIRATYYGDEVMRLQRGRHEVKLMVRYPREDRRSLAEFDQIRVRTGDGSERPITELAHVEIVRPLSEINRLDQKRSITVSANVNQRVANSNAIIENLKDEYVPELMKKYPGVTIRWEGQKEQQRESLGSLFIGSAVAMMAMYVLLTIEFNSYFQPLIVMIAIPFGLIGAVGGHLLLGLELTLFSFFGLVALCGVVVNDSIVLVDFINHRLRDGLPLYDALIDTGRRRFRPVLLTSITTIAGLTPLLFETSLQAQVLIPMAVSLCFGLMASTFLVLYLVPVLYLIYACLGGQKLHHDEGDELDDLPPVKREELVPVEVS, encoded by the coding sequence ATGCGTGATTTAGTCCGCTGGGCGATTCGCAATACGCCCGCGATGAATATGATCATGATCAGCGTGATCGCGGTCGGCGTTCTCAGCTTCGTCATGCTGCGGCGCGAGACCTTCCCCGAGTTTGAGCTCGAGATCGTGTTGGTCCGCGTGCCGTATCCTGGCGCCAGCCCGGAAGAAGTCGAGAGCGGCATCTGCGAAAAGATCGAAGAAGCGGTCAAAGATACCGTCGGCATCAAGAAGATGACCTCGGTGGCGACCAACGACTACGGCGCGGTGATTCTCGAACTGAACGCCGACGTCGACGCCCAGCGGGTACTGAACGAAATCCGCGGCGATGTCGAACGGATTCCCAGCTTTCCGCTGTTGGCCGAAGATCCCGAAGTGCAGCAGATCACGCTGCGCGAATCGGCGATCACGGTCGGCGTTCTCGGGCCGGAGTCAGATCATCCCAGCGCCGAGATGGAATGGCGACTGCGCGACTTGGCCGAAGAGGTGCGCGTCGAATTGCTGGCGCTGCCGAACGTCTCCCAGGCCGAAATCTCCGGCGCCAAAAGCTACCAGATTGATATCGAAATCGCGGAAGCGACGCTCCGTCGCTATGGCCTGACGCTGAAGAAGGTGTCGGAGATCGTCCGTGACGAAAACTTGGAAATGCCCGGCGGTTTGATCCGAACCGCTTCGCAGGAAGTGCTGGTCCGCGGTGAAAACAAACGGGATATCGGCCGCGAAATCGCCAAGCTGCCGCTGATCAAGACTCCGGATGGCGTCGTGCTGGCGGTTGGCGATCTCGGAACGGTTCGCGACGACTTTGACGACGTCACCTCGTTCCAGCGCGTCGACGGTCGCCCGACGATCGCGATTTCGGTCAATCGCACGTCGAAGGAAGACTTGCTCGTCATCACGGATGAAGTGAAGAAGTTCGTTAAAGAGCATGCCGACGTCATTCCGGAAGGCTATAGCCTGGTTACCTGGGGAGATCAGTCGGAAGAAGTTCGCGATCGTCTGAACACGCTGACCTCCAACGGCTGGCAAGGGCTGATCCTGGTGCTGGTCATCCTGGCCCTCTTCATGAATACGCGGCTCGCGTTCTGGGTCTCGATGGGGATCCCGATCTCGATGCTCGGCGCTTGTGCGATCCTGCTTTACTTCGGGCAGACGCTCAACATGCTGACGATGTTCTCCTTCCTGATGGCGCTCGGTATCGTGGTCGACGATGCGATCGTGATCGGCGAGAACATCTACGCGCACCGCGAGATGGGAAAGAGCTTCCATCGGGCGGCGGTCGACGGAACGGCGGAAGTGTTGCCCTCGGTGGCGATGTCAATCGCGACCACCATTCTCGCTTTCATCCCGATGTTCTTCGTCGCCGGCGTGATGGGGAAATTCATGGCGGTGATGCCGCTGGCAATGATCGCGATTCTGGTGATCTCGCTGCTGGAAGCGGCCTTCATTTTGCCGTGTCACTTGGCGCACGATGACGACTCAGAAGACCTGGTCAACAACCTGATTGACTTCTTCGCCTATCCGTTCCGCCCGCTTGGTAAAGCGTTCAACAAAGTGGGGGATTGGACCTCGGCGCGGCTCGATTGGTTTATTGAGCACGTTTATCAGCCGGGGCTCCGGTTCTCGCTGGGCAATCCGGTGACCGTCGTCACACTGGCGATCGCGATTTTGGCGGTTTCGATCTCGGTGGTGTACGCCGGCTTCGTTCCGCTCAACCTGATGCCGTCGCTCGACAGCAAAACGATCGTCTGCAACGTCGCTTTTCCGGATGGAACGCCGGCGATGATGGCGGACGAAGCGACCAAAAAGATCGAAGCGGCGATTCGGCAAGTCAACGCGAATCACGAAGCGGAAGGAGAGACCGTCGTCCAGTTGATCCGCCGCAACGTCGGCTTCGCTCAGCTCCGGCAAGGGCCCGGGCAGACGACCGACGCGTTTGGCAGTCACTTGGGCGCCGTGGTCGTGCGGCTCACTTCGCCCGGTTCGCGGACGGTCAGCAGCTCGCAGATCGTCGACGAATGGCGCGACGCGACCGGGCCGATCGTCGGTTCCGATTCGCTCGTCTTCGACTCGCAGGAAATTGGCCCCGGCGGCAAGCAGATCGAATTCAAGCTGCTGACCAATCCGGACAACATGGCCCGACTGGAAGCGGCGGTCGAAGACGTGAAGACCGAATTGGCCAAGTCGGCCGGCGTTTACGACATCGAGGACGACTCTTCGCCTGGCAAGATGGAGCTGCGTCTCCGCTTGAAGGATAGCGCCAAAGCGATGAACGTTAGCGAACGGGACCTGGCCGAAACGATTCGGGCCACCTACTACGGCGACGAAGTGATGCGTCTGCAACGTGGACGGCACGAAGTGAAATTGATGGTTCGCTACCCGCGTGAAGATCGCCGCTCGCTGGCCGAGTTCGATCAGATCCGGGTCCGCACCGGCGACGGATCGGAACGCCCGATTACCGAGCTGGCTCATGTCGAAATCGTTCGTCCGTTGAGCGAAATCAATCGCTTGGATCAAAAACGCTCGATTACGGTCTCGGCGAACGTGAACCAGCGAGTCGCCAACTCCAACGCGATCATTGAAAACCTGAAGGATGAGTACGTTCCGGAGTTGATGAAAAAGTACCCCGGCGTCACGATTCGCTGGGAAGGTCAGAAGGAACAGCAGCGGGAATCGCTCGGCAGTCTGTTCATCGGCTCGGCCGTCGCCATGATGGCGATGTACGTGCTGCTGACGATCGAGTTCAACTCCTACTTCCAGCCGCTGATCGTGATGATCGCGATTCCGTTCGGTTTGATCGGGGCCGTCGGTGGTCACCTGTTGCTGGGGCTCGAGCTCACGCTCTTCAGCTTCTTCGGCTTGGTGGCGTTATGCGGGGTGGTGGTGAACGACTCGATCGTGCTGGTCGACTTTATCAACCATCGGCTCCGAGATGGTCTGCCGCTCTACGATGCGCTGATCGACACTGGTCGCCGCCGTTTCCGCCCGGTGTTGTTGACCTCGATCACGACGATCGCCGGTTTGACGCCGCTGTTGTTCGAGACCTCGCTGCAAGCCCAGGTTTTGATCCCGATGGCGGTCAGCCTCTGCTTCGGCCTGATGGCGTCGACCTTTCTGGTTCTGTACCTGGTCCCGGTTCTCTATCTGATCTACGCCTGCCTCGGCGGTCAGAAGCTGCATCACGATGAGGGTGACGAACTGGACGATCTGCCGCCGGTAAAGCGTGAAGAGTTAGTGCCGGTCGAGGTGAGCTAA
- a CDS encoding rhodanese-like domain-containing protein, with amino-acid sequence MSDAPIEISVREVKNLLDSGDKFLLLDCRQQNEYDFAKIEGAVLIPMNELPERISELEPFRETPLVVHCHLGGRSLRVTHWLRQNGFPQAQNMTGGITQWSVEIDKSVPTY; translated from the coding sequence ATGTCCGACGCCCCGATCGAAATATCTGTGCGAGAAGTGAAAAATCTGCTCGATTCCGGCGACAAGTTTCTGCTGCTCGATTGCCGTCAGCAGAACGAATACGACTTCGCCAAGATCGAGGGCGCCGTCCTGATTCCGATGAACGAGCTGCCGGAGCGGATTTCCGAGCTGGAGCCGTTCCGCGAAACACCGCTGGTCGTCCATTGTCACCTGGGTGGGCGTAGCCTGCGAGTCACCCACTGGTTGCGGCAAAACGGGTTTCCCCAGGCCCAAAATATGACCGGCGGAATCACCCAGTGGAGCGTCGAAATCGACAAGTCGGTGCCGACCTACTAG
- a CDS encoding CCA tRNA nucleotidyltransferase codes for MNVPSPDHARDFSLEVVRTLKHHGHQALWAGGCVRDMLLGRTPKDFDVATDAPPERVREIFGEKRTLAIGASFGVITVQGGKRRGQIEVATFREDLGYSDGRRPDQVRFTSAAEDAKRRDFTINGIFYDPDAEVIYDYVGGQVDLRERLVRAIGDPNERFAEDKLRMLRAIRFSSTFQFDLEMNTLLAIQRHARNIAVVSAERIAVEMRKMICSSRRVDAVLLLRDSWLFQVVLPEIIPIIDHAPRWTETLRSLHYLPGHDFATGLAALLRYAAARDLETVDPRKPVPMLVEICLRWKLTNDETKDLQWLLRHVDLLRVAKDLPWPRLQRLLIDPRIEKLVNLATAITVARSESMEHLEFVRERLQWSAERLNPQPVATGDDLIRSGLKPGPHFQGLLEAIRDAQLVGQIGTLDEALEMARNWRPA; via the coding sequence ATGAACGTACCCTCGCCCGATCACGCACGCGATTTCTCGCTTGAAGTCGTCCGTACGCTGAAACACCATGGCCACCAGGCGCTGTGGGCCGGAGGGTGCGTGCGCGACATGTTGCTGGGACGCACGCCGAAAGACTTTGACGTTGCGACCGATGCGCCTCCCGAACGGGTGCGAGAGATCTTCGGTGAGAAGCGAACCTTGGCGATCGGCGCCTCGTTTGGCGTGATCACCGTTCAGGGAGGAAAACGCCGCGGCCAGATTGAAGTGGCGACCTTCCGCGAAGATCTCGGTTACAGCGATGGACGTCGTCCCGACCAGGTCCGCTTTACCTCGGCCGCGGAAGACGCCAAGCGGCGCGACTTTACCATCAACGGCATCTTCTACGATCCCGACGCCGAAGTGATCTACGACTACGTCGGCGGTCAGGTCGACCTGCGAGAACGTCTGGTCCGCGCGATCGGCGACCCGAACGAACGCTTCGCCGAAGACAAGTTGCGGATGTTGCGGGCGATTCGTTTCTCGTCGACGTTTCAGTTCGATCTCGAGATGAACACGCTGCTGGCGATCCAACGACACGCACGGAACATCGCCGTGGTCAGCGCCGAGCGAATCGCCGTTGAGATGCGGAAGATGATTTGTTCGTCGCGGCGGGTCGACGCGGTATTGCTCCTGCGCGATTCGTGGCTATTTCAGGTCGTTCTGCCGGAGATCATCCCGATCATTGATCATGCGCCGCGCTGGACCGAAACCTTGCGGTCGCTGCACTACCTGCCGGGACATGATTTCGCGACCGGGCTGGCGGCGCTATTGCGCTACGCCGCCGCTCGCGACTTGGAAACCGTCGATCCGCGCAAACCGGTTCCGATGCTTGTCGAGATTTGCCTGCGGTGGAAACTGACCAACGACGAAACGAAAGATCTGCAGTGGCTGTTGCGCCACGTCGACTTGCTGCGAGTCGCGAAAGATCTGCCGTGGCCGCGACTGCAACGCTTGCTGATCGATCCGCGGATTGAAAAGCTGGTGAACTTGGCGACAGCGATCACCGTGGCGCGATCGGAGTCGATGGAACATCTGGAGTTCGTCCGCGAGCGACTGCAATGGTCGGCTGAACGACTCAATCCGCAACCGGTTGCGACCGGGGACGATTTGATCCGGTCCGGGCTGAAACCGGGGCCCCACTTCCAAGGACTCTTGGAAGCGATTCGTGATGCGCAGCTGGTCGGCCAAATCGGGACGCTCGACGAAGCGCTCGAGATGGCCCGCAATTGGCGACCGGCGTAG
- a CDS encoding DUF2269 family protein, translated as MTFAIDLLLRWAHIVPATIMVGGAVYARYALAPSTDPLADEQKELLKAGVRARWMKWVMICAFLLLVSGIINVVLIATEYDFPQKYYHPVVGVKMLAAMVVFYIASMLTGRSENAARFREKERFWLSLNAGLAISIVLMGGALKIAERVPKGEAEAAQPEQSDAPSPSAVENGS; from the coding sequence ATGACTTTTGCGATCGATCTGCTGCTGCGTTGGGCCCACATCGTTCCGGCGACCATTATGGTGGGTGGAGCGGTTTACGCTCGATATGCGCTGGCGCCGTCGACCGATCCGCTGGCCGACGAGCAAAAAGAATTGTTGAAAGCCGGCGTTCGCGCTCGTTGGATGAAGTGGGTGATGATCTGTGCGTTTCTGCTGCTGGTCAGCGGGATCATCAACGTGGTGCTGATCGCGACGGAGTATGACTTTCCGCAGAAGTACTACCATCCGGTCGTCGGCGTCAAAATGTTGGCGGCAATGGTCGTCTTCTACATCGCCAGCATGCTGACCGGGCGAAGCGAAAACGCAGCCCGATTCCGCGAGAAAGAGCGGTTCTGGTTGTCGCTGAACGCCGGATTGGCGATCTCGATCGTTTTGATGGGGGGCGCATTAAAAATCGCCGAACGCGTGCCCAAAGGCGAAGCGGAGGCGGCGCAACCGGAACAATCGGACGCACCTTCCCCCTCTGCAGTGGAAAATGGTTCGTAG